In one Bryobacteraceae bacterium genomic region, the following are encoded:
- a CDS encoding sigma factor-like helix-turn-helix DNA-binding protein, with translation MTYHAELFSFLCGVIGDDNESDRIAVEAFAQVHALGYKHHISDTPVAELYRIAIRESARRLCIGSQTGRDEQRQSLWQILMQLNENERLLLLLREVARYSIPQIAACLRVSEEQVRSRLLGARQSFAGSHSAARLEVRPAD, from the coding sequence TTGACCTATCACGCCGAGCTCTTCTCGTTCTTATGTGGCGTCATTGGGGACGATAACGAATCCGATCGCATCGCGGTGGAGGCATTCGCACAAGTTCACGCGCTCGGCTACAAGCACCACATCTCGGATACGCCCGTCGCTGAGCTGTATCGGATCGCAATCCGCGAGTCGGCGAGACGCCTGTGCATCGGCTCGCAAACGGGCCGTGACGAGCAGCGGCAGTCGTTGTGGCAGATATTGATGCAGCTCAATGAGAACGAGCGATTGTTGTTGTTGCTCCGAGAGGTAGCGCGGTATTCTATACCGCAGATTGCCGCGTGCCTTCGAGTATCAGAAGAGCAGGTAAGGAGTCGGCTGCTTGGCGCTCGTCAGTCATTTGCGGGTTCCCACAGCGCTGCCCGCTTGGAAGTGCGACCTGCCGACTGA
- a CDS encoding glycogen-binding domain-containing protein, which yields MPKPKEAAASAPNATVISCRAQDASTVFLAGTFNDWNPEATPMSRNDSGEWTVTLELVPGRYEYKFVVDGQWCCEPGCDDASFSSADTVMNALGTRNRSIEVS from the coding sequence ATGCCAAAACCCAAAGAAGCTGCGGCTTCCGCCCCCAACGCTACGGTGATTTCGTGCCGCGCCCAAGACGCGAGCACTGTTTTCCTCGCCGGAACATTCAATGATTGGAACCCCGAGGCTACACCGATGTCTCGCAACGACTCCGGCGAATGGACGGTCACATTAGAGCTGGTGCCGGGCCGGTACGAGTACAAATTCGTCGTTGACGGTCAGTGGTGCTGTGAACCTGGCTGTGACGATGCCAGCTTTAGCTCTGCCGATACAGTCATGAACGCGCTCGGTACCCGGAACCGCTCGATCGAGGTCAGCTAG
- a CDS encoding ATP-binding protein, with protein MNTSPLKRDDLAHAAVTVGAVIGIAVLHHYTPHSSLLGHNFFQWLYYLPVVYAAAHFGLPGGVATAMVAALGYLPHFLRGPGEHPEYLKVQYAEVGVLLFVSVVTGMLADLERKRRIELENAKGMLEESHRELQASFEQLKRADRLSAIGQLTATMAHEIRNPLAGIRGAVDVLNGSHTPEAVRQEFREIIVKESARLERLLTSLLNYARPRTPQYRQVDVAQCFDLVTDLLAFAASTNGIELRKEVAGLPPVECDPEQINQVLLNLVLNAIQAMTEGGEIVLSACLVDSQVLIEVQDGGCGFSGDTETLFEPFFSTKENGTGLGLSVARQILSQHGGAITARRNPSRGMTFSILLPVHQPNSAATA; from the coding sequence ATGAACACCTCTCCGCTCAAGCGTGACGACCTGGCTCATGCGGCGGTGACCGTCGGAGCCGTTATCGGTATCGCCGTCCTACACCATTACACCCCTCATTCCTCGCTCCTCGGCCACAACTTCTTTCAGTGGTTGTATTACCTTCCGGTCGTTTACGCCGCCGCTCACTTCGGTCTTCCGGGAGGGGTAGCTACCGCCATGGTAGCGGCTCTTGGATATCTTCCGCACTTCTTGCGGGGCCCGGGCGAGCATCCGGAATATCTCAAGGTGCAATACGCCGAAGTTGGCGTGCTACTGTTCGTCAGCGTAGTGACCGGTATGCTTGCCGACCTGGAGCGCAAGCGGCGCATTGAGCTGGAGAACGCGAAGGGCATGTTGGAAGAGTCCCATCGGGAGCTGCAAGCCAGCTTCGAGCAACTCAAGCGGGCCGATCGGCTGTCCGCCATCGGGCAATTGACGGCGACCATGGCTCACGAGATTCGGAATCCGTTGGCCGGTATTCGAGGCGCCGTTGATGTTTTGAATGGCTCCCATACACCGGAAGCTGTCCGACAGGAATTTCGGGAGATCATAGTGAAGGAAAGCGCGCGGTTAGAACGCCTCCTGACAAGTCTCTTAAATTATGCGCGTCCCAGGACACCACAGTACCGACAGGTGGATGTTGCCCAGTGCTTTGATCTCGTCACCGATCTGCTCGCCTTCGCGGCCTCTACCAATGGAATCGAACTTCGTAAGGAAGTCGCCGGTCTCCCGCCGGTGGAATGCGACCCCGAGCAGATCAATCAGGTTCTGCTCAACCTTGTGCTCAACGCGATTCAAGCCATGACCGAAGGCGGGGAGATTGTTCTCTCGGCGTGCCTTGTCGATTCCCAGGTTCTGATTGAGGTGCAAGACGGGGGATGTGGTTTCAGCGGTGACACGGAGACGCTCTTCGAACCCTTTTTCTCCACGAAGGAGAATGGCACTGGCCTCGGCCTCTCCGTGGCCCGTCAGATCCTCTCTCAGCACGGAGGGGCGATCACGGCCAGGAGGAACCCGTCTCGGGGCATGACGTTTTCCATCCTGCTGCCGGTGCACCAGCCAAACTCGGCGGCGACCGCCTGA
- a CDS encoding HAMP domain-containing protein codes for MKMKLKTRLFLATALAVLSILGLSEWFGYNQTAAFLREHASLMKSQTHHADFVASLQQGQSALLVRLVWLHILHAGLTVLALVLVLNVLCNRIVLSPLDDLLRHINYMGRGTWKAAIPVRRNDEIGQLTGAFNALGEQLTATVQQFAAASKLSALALLGQTLVKKVVLATDILRATERQLRDEPAGSDAISAPALASLRVAVGTLEEIPARFEAEFDRELGLHSAASVPKPQQRQRDRLPV; via the coding sequence ATGAAGATGAAGCTTAAGACACGCCTGTTCCTTGCCACAGCCCTCGCGGTTTTGTCAATCCTCGGCCTCTCCGAGTGGTTCGGCTACAACCAGACGGCAGCCTTTCTGAGGGAGCATGCGTCGTTGATGAAGTCCCAGACTCATCATGCCGATTTCGTGGCGAGCCTGCAGCAAGGCCAAAGCGCTCTACTCGTCCGATTGGTCTGGCTCCATATCCTGCATGCGGGGCTTACCGTCCTGGCTTTGGTCCTCGTTCTGAATGTGCTCTGCAATCGCATCGTCTTGTCGCCGCTCGATGATTTGCTCCGCCACATCAATTACATGGGCCGCGGCACTTGGAAGGCAGCCATTCCGGTCCGCAGGAATGACGAGATCGGGCAGTTGACCGGGGCGTTCAATGCGCTTGGCGAGCAACTGACCGCCACGGTCCAGCAGTTTGCCGCTGCCTCAAAACTGTCAGCGCTGGCGCTTCTCGGGCAGACCCTTGTCAAAAAGGTTGTGTTGGCCACTGACATCCTCCGGGCTACCGAACGACAGCTACGAGATGAGCCGGCGGGCTCTGACGCCATCAGTGCACCGGCACTGGCCAGTTTGAGAGTCGCGGTAGGAACCTTGGAGGAGATTCCCGCCCGATTTGAGGCAGAGTTTGACCGTGAACTCGGGTTGCACTCGGCGGCGTCAGTGCCAAAACCACAACAGAGACAGAGGGATCGACTTCCCGTGTGA